A part of bacterium genomic DNA contains:
- a CDS encoding phosphoribosylformylglycinamidine cyclo-ligase → MAKTYQELGASASKAGLHQVLKATKLETDHRYFASLIPDLAGDPNYQAFIHCDGAGTKSIVAYLHYRETGDTSLFKNLAYDALVMNLDDAFCLGPVSGLAYANMIGRNARLVPDSAIQQILEGYKELVDLLAKHDIKITLAGGETADCGDTVRTLMVDGVLAGRIEKNKLIDTTRIAPGDVIIGLASNGKTTFEAEENSGIGSNGLTLARHSLISRQYADKYPEILDAGVTSEKRYSGRGAISDPLPETTLTIAKALSSPTRTFALALNQIYQSDLAEIHAVIHTTGGGATKVLRFGPPGGMHFIKDNLFPTPAIFELIQSQAQVPWEEMYQVFNMGTRLEIYAPERVAARVIGAAQAFKINAQVIGRVEKSSTGINQVSVKSKYGAFNYTLS, encoded by the coding sequence ATGGCAAAAACTTACCAAGAGCTAGGCGCTTCAGCCAGTAAAGCTGGGCTTCATCAAGTTCTTAAGGCAACAAAACTAGAAACCGATCACCGCTACTTTGCGTCATTAATACCCGACCTCGCAGGCGACCCAAACTACCAAGCCTTCATCCACTGCGACGGCGCTGGCACAAAAAGCATTGTCGCTTATCTACACTACCGGGAAACTGGCGATACCTCGCTTTTTAAGAACCTCGCCTACGATGCCTTGGTCATGAATCTAGATGACGCGTTCTGCCTTGGCCCTGTCAGTGGACTTGCCTATGCAAACATGATCGGCAGAAACGCTCGCCTTGTCCCAGATAGTGCCATTCAGCAGATCCTTGAAGGCTATAAAGAACTAGTCGACTTACTAGCCAAACACGATATTAAGATCACACTTGCCGGCGGAGAAACTGCCGACTGCGGCGACACCGTGCGCACACTGATGGTCGATGGAGTGCTTGCCGGAAGAATCGAAAAAAATAAATTAATCGACACAACTCGCATCGCACCCGGAGACGTAATTATCGGCTTAGCTTCAAACGGCAAAACTACTTTCGAAGCAGAAGAAAATTCAGGAATCGGATCAAACGGACTGACTCTCGCCCGCCATAGCTTAATTAGCCGACAATATGCCGATAAATACCCAGAAATTCTCGACGCCGGGGTCACCTCAGAAAAGCGCTACTCTGGTCGTGGAGCAATCAGCGACCCACTCCCCGAGACAACACTAACTATCGCAAAAGCTCTCTCCTCACCAACGCGGACCTTTGCTTTAGCGCTGAATCAAATCTATCAATCTGACCTAGCAGAAATCCACGCTGTGATTCATACAACCGGGGGCGGCGCAACAAAAGTGCTGCGTTTTGGTCCACCCGGCGGAATGCATTTTATCAAAGATAATTTATTTCCAACTCCAGCAATCTTTGAACTGATTCAAAGTCAAGCCCAGGTCCCCTGGGAGGAAATGTATCAAGTCTTTAATATGGGCACACGCCTGGAAATTTATGCACCAGAGAGAGTTGCAGCAAGGGTGATCGGAGCAGCACAAGCATTTAAGATCAATGCACAAGTGATTGGCCGCGTTGAAAAGTCATCAACTGGCATAAATCAAGTCAGCGTTAAATCTAAATACGGTGCCTTCAACTACACACTCTCATGA
- a CDS encoding nucleotidyltransferase — translation MFEQLLAKIAKVLTAESVPYMVIGGQAVLVYGEPRITKDIDITLGLPPFEPDKLLPVVEKLGFKILVENPISFLEQTFVLPVADISSGIRIDFICSLSEYEKIAIARAKTVTIGNTQVKFISLEDLIIHKTIAGRQRDLDDIRTILLKHPSYDDQYVTEWLSLHDQELATDYEERLKQLKRSLRS, via the coding sequence GTGTTCGAACAACTCCTCGCTAAAATTGCAAAGGTATTAACTGCTGAAAGTGTCCCCTACATGGTGATCGGTGGACAGGCAGTATTGGTTTATGGTGAACCAAGAATTACTAAAGATATAGATATCACGCTTGGGCTTCCGCCATTTGAGCCCGATAAACTACTACCGGTTGTGGAAAAACTCGGATTCAAGATTCTTGTTGAAAATCCTATTAGCTTTTTGGAACAGACATTTGTCTTGCCTGTAGCAGATATTAGCTCGGGTATAAGAATCGATTTTATTTGCTCCCTATCTGAGTATGAAAAAATTGCGATAGCGAGGGCGAAAACAGTCACAATTGGGAATACTCAAGTTAAATTTATTAGCCTTGAAGATTTAATTATTCATAAAACGATTGCTGGACGTCAAAGAGACCTGGACGATATTAGAACAATTTTATTAAAGCACCCGAGCTATGACGATCAATATGTCACGGAGTGGTTGAGTCTCCATGATCAAGAACTTGCAACGGATTATGAAGAGCGCCTCAAGCAACTCAAAAGATCTCTCCGCAGCTAA
- a CDS encoding long-chain fatty acid--CoA ligase — MTTNSKTNARLDYSDATDALTAIETSSSLYELFTKLAAKNTVKPFLAKRATAKAPYANISWQTVDIQVKNIAAYLQSHAAVKPGDRVAILSGTRLEWIVADLAVLACGATSVAVYPTLTAEGTHYILEDAQVEVVFAENLEQVTKLKSFTRKLSVITFEEVTPEKVSSGNLHLVSLEEIPSTLNPNFNGAHTSKRSDLATFVYTSGTTGNPKGVMQSHENHLAMLGAVLRSGLIRQRQTAFLFLPLAHSFARLIYFAVLAASGTIYFSRVTSKEKSLFDARVILSDIRDASPEILPAVPRIFEKIMSTLKNSKGLKRLMLNQALNSGVLAPIATRLIRQGLFGSQLKYCISGGAPINSEVVNFFKALGINILEGYGLTETTPAIAANTPDHWKIGTVGKPFDCNEVKIAADGEIIVRGKNIALGYWQKPEETAELFQADGWFHTGDIGLIDPAGFLKITDRKKELIVNSGGKKIAPAPIEGRLKICPLISQVALFGDNRPYLVALITLNLGVTLNPETEKSIKTVIEKLNSELAPFEQIKSYRLLTEDFTVENSLLTPTMKLKRKLIFNQYQASIDEMYRGH, encoded by the coding sequence ATGACCACGAACTCAAAAACTAACGCTCGTCTCGATTACAGCGACGCCACTGACGCCCTGACTGCAATTGAGACTAGTTCATCGCTCTATGAATTATTCACAAAACTGGCTGCAAAAAATACAGTAAAACCCTTCCTCGCCAAACGAGCAACCGCCAAAGCACCTTATGCTAATATTTCTTGGCAGACAGTTGACATACAAGTCAAAAACATTGCCGCATATTTACAAAGTCACGCTGCAGTTAAGCCCGGAGATAGAGTTGCCATTCTCTCTGGAACGCGACTGGAGTGGATTGTTGCCGACCTTGCCGTCTTAGCCTGCGGCGCAACTTCTGTAGCCGTCTACCCGACTCTCACAGCCGAAGGGACACATTATATTCTTGAAGACGCACAAGTCGAAGTCGTTTTTGCTGAAAACCTTGAGCAAGTCACCAAGCTCAAGTCATTCACGAGAAAACTTAGTGTAATCACCTTTGAAGAAGTAACTCCAGAGAAAGTCAGCTCGGGAAATTTGCACCTAGTCTCGCTTGAAGAAATTCCTTCGACGCTGAACCCAAACTTTAACGGCGCACACACGAGCAAAAGATCTGATTTAGCCACTTTTGTTTATACTTCAGGCACGACGGGAAATCCCAAAGGCGTAATGCAGTCTCACGAAAACCATCTAGCCATGCTTGGTGCGGTATTGCGCTCGGGATTAATTCGTCAAAGACAAACTGCCTTTTTATTTTTGCCGTTGGCGCATTCATTTGCGCGTTTAATTTATTTTGCAGTCCTTGCAGCCTCAGGAACAATCTATTTCTCCCGTGTGACAAGTAAGGAAAAGTCGCTCTTTGATGCTCGTGTTATTCTTTCCGATATCCGCGATGCAAGTCCTGAGATCTTGCCAGCAGTGCCAAGAATTTTTGAGAAAATCATGTCCACGCTGAAAAACTCCAAAGGCCTTAAACGCTTGATGCTTAACCAGGCTCTGAACTCGGGAGTCTTAGCTCCTATTGCTACGCGCTTAATCCGCCAAGGCTTATTTGGGTCGCAATTGAAATACTGTATTTCTGGCGGAGCTCCGATTAATTCCGAGGTGGTAAATTTTTTTAAAGCTCTAGGAATTAATATCCTCGAAGGCTACGGCCTAACGGAAACAACTCCGGCAATTGCAGCCAATACTCCCGACCACTGGAAGATTGGCACTGTCGGAAAACCTTTTGACTGCAATGAGGTGAAGATCGCAGCGGACGGCGAGATTATTGTGCGTGGGAAAAACATTGCACTCGGCTACTGGCAGAAGCCAGAAGAAACCGCGGAGCTGTTCCAAGCCGATGGCTGGTTTCACACTGGCGATATCGGGCTTATCGATCCTGCTGGGTTCTTAAAGATCACAGATCGTAAAAAGGAACTGATTGTTAATAGCGGCGGCAAAAAAATCGCTCCGGCACCAATTGAGGGACGTTTGAAAATCTGTCCCTTAATTTCTCAAGTTGCTCTTTTTGGTGATAATCGTCCTTATTTAGTTGCACTGATCACACTCAATCTAGGCGTAACTTTAAACCCAGAAACTGAAAAGTCGATCAAAACTGTGATTGAAAAACTCAATTCCGAATTGGCTCCGTTTGAGCAAATTAAAAGTTATCGCCTACTCACCGAAGACTTCACAGTTGAAAATTCACTTCTGACTCCGACTATGAAACTCAAGCGCAAACTAATTTTCAATCAATATCAAGCCAGCATTGATGAAATGTATCGCGGTCATTGA
- the dcd gene encoding dCTP deaminase — translation MVKPDHWIRNWASTGGVTPYNPEQVNPASYDITLGDHFICPTRDPEEFATKELILFPNEVVLATTQEVIKLPRDVVGDLKLKSSLGRLWLNHSLSGWIDCNFQGQVTLELQNLGPYPRRLAAGMRVAQIVFYQMESPPERAYGEDGVGHYQGQVGTTRSWSEGFFPAITASKREQGKK, via the coding sequence ATGGTTAAACCAGATCATTGGATTAGAAATTGGGCAAGCACAGGTGGCGTAACACCCTACAACCCGGAGCAGGTTAACCCGGCAAGTTATGATATCACTCTTGGGGATCATTTTATTTGCCCAACACGCGATCCTGAAGAATTTGCAACAAAAGAATTGATTTTATTTCCCAACGAAGTTGTGCTCGCCACAACTCAAGAGGTCATTAAGCTTCCGCGTGATGTTGTTGGCGATTTGAAACTGAAAAGTTCGCTCGGCCGACTTTGGCTGAATCACAGTTTGAGTGGGTGGATTGATTGTAACTTCCAAGGGCAAGTTACTCTAGAACTGCAAAATCTTGGCCCCTACCCACGACGCTTAGCGGCAGGAATGCGCGTTGCGCAGATTGTATTTTATCAAATGGAAAGCCCACCTGAACGCGCTTACGGTGAGGATGGAGTCGGTCATTATCAAGGTCAAGTAGGCACGACGCGCTCTTGGTCTGAAGGTTTTTTCCCAGCGATTACTGCCTCCAAACGCGAGCAGGGCAAGAAATAA